The following proteins are encoded in a genomic region of Colletotrichum higginsianum IMI 349063 chromosome 9, whole genome shotgun sequence:
- a CDS encoding 1,3-beta-glucanosyltransferase, with translation MGKVATVLSAALLLAGNAAALDPIVMKGTKFFYENGTQFFMKGIAYQQDTAAAGGESKTGEYKDPLADETACKRDVPILAKAGTNTIRTYAIDPKNNHDACMKLLSDAGIYVVSDLGEPKLSINRDNAQWNIALYERYTAVIDALAKYDNTIGFFAGNEVSNNKTNTEASAFVKAAVRDSKKHIKDKGYRWMGVGYAANDDADIRTNSAHYFNCGPEETAIDFWGYNIYSWCGKNTLAGAGYTTQIDFFKNYSVPVFFAEYGCNIPDGADGRIFQETTALYEKEMTEVFSGGIVYMFHQEANDYGLVEVKNGQAKTMKNYDQLASRVLAATPSAVQMDSYQPTNEAAECPGVASNWEVHGSALPPTPDSSLCECMVKSLSCTPKSGLKASAIGEIFGFICGADPASCNGINTNTTTGVYGAYSMCSDEQKLAFVMDSYYKAQRSASTACDHDGQAEVVSPSSDSSCSSALASASAANSAAATATAPVSSTANPSSSASGNAAAGNPYQPIFNFGGFAVGAYLVAAGAVGAAMVAL, from the exons ATGGGTAAGGTCGCTACCGTCCTCTCGGCGGCTCTGCTGCTTGCCGGCAACGCCGCTGCTCTTGACCCCATCGTCATGAAG GGTACCAAGTTCTTCTACGAGAACGGCACCCAGTTCTTCATGAAGGGTATTGCCTACCAGCAGGatactgccgccgccggcggtgaaTCCAAGACCGGCGAGTACAAGGACCctctcgccgacgagacTGCCTGCAAGCGCGATGTCCCCAtcctcgccaaggccggcaccAACACCATTCGTACCTACGCCATCGACCCCAAGAACAACCACGACGCCTGCATGAAGCTCCTGAGCGACGCCGGCATCTACGTCGTTTCCGATCTGGGCGAGCCCAAGCTGTCCATCAACCGTGATAACGCCCAGTGGAACATCGCCCTTTACGAGCGTTAcaccgccgtcatcgacgccctcgccaagTACGACAATACGATCGGTTTCTTCGCCGGTAACGAGGTGTCCAACAACAAGACCAACACGGAGGCCTCGGCcttcgtcaaggccgccgtccgcgactCCAAGAAGCACATCAAGGACAAGGGCTACCGCTGGATGGGTGTTGGCTACGCTGCcaacgacgatgccgacatCCGCACCAACTCGGCCCACTACTTCAACTGTGGTCCCGAGGAGACCGCCATCGACTTCTGGGGTTACAACATCTACTCGTGGTGTGGCAAGAACAccctggccggcgccggttACACCACCCAGATCGACTTCTTCAAGAACTACTCTGTCCCCGTCTTCTTCGCTGAGTACGGCTGCAACATccccgacggcgccgatggccgtATCTTCCAGGAGACCACTGCTCTGTACGAGAAGGAGATGACCGAAGTCTTCTCTGGTGGTATCGTCTACATGTTCCACCAGGAGGCCAACGACTACggtctcgtcgaggtcaagAACGGTCAGGCCAAGACCATGAAGAACTACGACCAGCTTGCCTCCCGCGTTCTGGCTGCTACCCCCTCCGCCGTCCAGATGGACTCGTACCAGCCCAccaacgaggccgccgagtgCCCCGGTGTCGCCTCCAACTGGGAGGTCCACGGCTCCgctctcccccccacccccgaCAGCTCTCTCTGCGAGTGCATGGTCAAGAGCCTTTCTTGCACCCCCAAGTCCGGCCTGAAGGCTTCTGCTATTGGCGAGATCTTCGGCTTCATCTGCGGTGCCGACCCCGCCTCTTGCAAcggcatcaacaccaacaccaccaccggtgTCTACGGTGCCTACTCCATGTGCTCTGACGAGCAGAAGCTCGCCTTTGTCATGGACTCGTACTACAAGGCCCAGAGATCCGCCAGCACCGCCTGTGACCACGACGGCCAGGCTGAGGTtgtctccccctcctccgacaGCTCTTGCTCCTCCGCCCTTGCctccgccagcgccgccaaCAGCGCTGCCGCTACCGCCACTGCCCCCGTCTCTTCCACCGCCAACCCCAGCTCCAGCGCTTCCGGCAACGCTGCTGCCGGTAACCCCTACCAGCCCATCTTCAACTTTGGCGGTTTCGCTGTCGGCGCCTACCTGGTCGCCGctggtgccgtcggcgctgctATGGTTGCCTTGTAG